A region from the Sutcliffiella horikoshii genome encodes:
- a CDS encoding anhydro-N-acetylmuramic acid kinase, translating to MFQTLINVTSKPERIGIGIMSGTSVDGVDVAIISVKSSGEELSYQQLAFDTVDIPQDLRKKIFKQFNPAESSVDKLCSLNFELGQLFASAARSVVENASLRVEDIDFIGSHGQTIYHIPVNQQDMCLVKSTMQIGEASVLAEKFQCPVVSDFRVRDMAAGGEGAPLVPYVDHLLFRSDTENIALQNIGGIGNVTYLPKGGSASDVIAFDTGPGNMIMDEAMNILTEGKFQFDKNGEMAAKGTINEDILKELMDHPYFTLPVPKSTGRELFGAAYTRKLVDKMLVKGLSSEDILATVTMFTALTIVDQLGRFLPGGVDTLVVSGGGAYNATLLRFLKELGGFVVKTQEDLGFSSESKEAVAFALLANETLFGVPNNVPTATGAAKQVVLGKVTI from the coding sequence ATGTTTCAAACACTAATAAACGTAACAAGTAAACCAGAGCGAATCGGAATCGGCATCATGTCTGGAACATCTGTAGATGGTGTGGATGTTGCTATCATTTCTGTGAAAAGCAGCGGTGAAGAGCTGAGTTATCAACAACTTGCCTTTGATACGGTGGATATACCTCAAGACTTGAGAAAGAAGATTTTTAAACAGTTTAACCCTGCTGAGAGCTCTGTGGATAAACTGTGCAGTCTTAATTTTGAACTCGGCCAACTGTTTGCTTCAGCCGCTCGCTCTGTTGTGGAAAATGCAAGCTTGCGCGTGGAAGATATTGACTTCATTGGGTCCCATGGTCAAACAATCTATCATATCCCTGTAAATCAGCAGGATATGTGCTTAGTAAAATCGACCATGCAGATTGGTGAAGCTTCCGTTCTTGCAGAGAAGTTTCAATGCCCTGTTGTTTCTGATTTCAGGGTGCGCGATATGGCTGCAGGTGGGGAAGGTGCACCATTAGTTCCTTATGTGGATCATTTGCTTTTCCGGTCGGATACGGAGAATATCGCCTTGCAGAACATTGGAGGAATTGGGAATGTGACCTATCTTCCTAAAGGTGGTTCTGCTTCTGATGTGATTGCTTTTGATACGGGACCGGGTAATATGATTATGGATGAGGCGATGAATATTCTGACGGAAGGTAAATTCCAGTTTGATAAAAACGGAGAGATGGCAGCTAAGGGTACGATCAACGAAGATATTTTAAAAGAGTTGATGGACCATCCTTACTTTACGTTACCTGTACCTAAAAGTACGGGGAGGGAGTTGTTTGGGGCTGCTTATACTAGGAAGCTAGTCGATAAAATGCTTGTGAAGGGACTTTCTTCCGAAGACATTTTGGCAACGGTCACGATGTTTACAGCTTTGACTATTGTAGATCAATTAGGTCGATTCCTGCCAGGTGGAGTAGACACTCTTGTGGTGAGTGGCGGAGGGGCTTATAATGCTACCCTTCTCCGTTTCTTGAAAGAGTTAGGTGGCTTTGTGGTGAAGACCCAAGAGGATTTGGGATTTTCCAGCGAGTCTAAAGAGGCGGTGGCGTTTGCTTTATTGGCAAATGAGACGTTGTTCGGTGTGCCGAATAATGTACCTACTGCTACTGGTGCGGCCAAGCAGGTGGTGCTTGGGAAAGTGACGATTTGA
- a CDS encoding (Fe-S)-binding protein, which translates to MTSIKEKQVIQDEFKSRMDEDELLNCMRCGFCLPSCPTYVESGFKESQSPRGRIALMKAVVDGVIEPDEDVERTLDLCLGCRACEPVCPSGVKYGHLLEEARDIINQNKKHSLPVRVLRKTVFEGLFPHQNRMRIMTNFLGIYQRSGLQSAVHHTGLLRLLPDSMASMERVLPKVPSMREMKDRPTNLPALETKKKRVAFFSGCLMDTMFLKTNDATMKLLQHAGCEIVIPKEQNCCGALHGHSGEKDQGKELAKRNIAAFEDLEVDYIITNAGGCGAFLVDYDHLLKDDPEWAERALSFKKKIKDMSAILVELKFHEKVLSVRPQRVTYQDSCHLRNVQGTFLQPRLLLQAVGGADFYEMKDADRCCGSAGIYNIVESEMSMQILDHKMEKVAESMATTIVTANPGCLLQMKLGIEREGLTGVLRAVHIADFLLEGLEGKLEGSK; encoded by the coding sequence ATGACCTCAATAAAAGAAAAACAAGTCATTCAAGACGAATTCAAAAGTCGCATGGATGAAGATGAACTGCTGAACTGTATGCGCTGCGGCTTCTGTCTCCCATCATGTCCCACCTATGTGGAGTCAGGTTTTAAAGAATCCCAATCCCCACGGGGCCGAATCGCTTTAATGAAAGCAGTGGTCGACGGGGTGATAGAACCTGATGAAGATGTAGAGCGCACTCTTGATCTGTGCTTAGGCTGCAGAGCTTGTGAGCCTGTTTGTCCTTCAGGCGTAAAATATGGCCACCTGCTCGAGGAGGCACGTGACATCATCAATCAAAATAAAAAACACTCGCTTCCGGTCCGTGTCTTGCGAAAAACTGTCTTTGAAGGGCTGTTTCCTCACCAAAATCGTATGAGGATAATGACAAACTTTCTCGGAATCTATCAACGGTCGGGACTTCAAAGCGCTGTTCATCACACCGGTTTGCTGAGATTGTTACCTGACAGCATGGCAAGCATGGAACGGGTGCTCCCAAAAGTTCCTAGCATGAGGGAAATGAAGGATCGTCCTACTAATTTGCCAGCACTTGAAACAAAGAAAAAAAGAGTAGCATTTTTTTCCGGTTGCTTGATGGATACCATGTTCCTTAAAACAAACGATGCCACAATGAAGCTTTTGCAGCATGCAGGCTGTGAAATTGTCATACCAAAGGAGCAGAATTGCTGTGGGGCGCTTCACGGACATAGCGGGGAAAAGGATCAAGGCAAGGAGCTTGCAAAGCGGAATATCGCTGCGTTTGAAGACTTGGAAGTGGACTATATCATCACCAATGCAGGTGGGTGCGGAGCCTTTCTTGTTGACTACGACCATCTCCTGAAAGATGATCCCGAGTGGGCAGAACGGGCCCTTTCCTTTAAAAAGAAAATCAAAGATATGTCAGCTATTTTGGTAGAACTGAAGTTTCATGAGAAAGTTTTGTCGGTGCGACCTCAACGAGTGACCTATCAAGATTCCTGCCATCTTCGCAATGTACAGGGCACATTTCTCCAGCCAAGGTTGTTATTGCAGGCCGTAGGTGGTGCAGACTTTTATGAGATGAAAGATGCCGATCGTTGTTGCGGCTCTGCGGGAATCTACAACATCGTCGAGTCCGAAATGTCCATGCAGATCCTGGACCATAAAATGGAGAAAGTAGCCGAAAGTATGGCGACAACCATCGTGACTGCAAATCCCGGGTGTCTTTTGCAGATGAAGCTTGGGATTGAGAGAGAAGGGTTGACCGGAGTGCTGAGGGCCGTTCATATTGCTGACTTTTTATTAGAGGGGTTGGAGGGGAAATTAGAAGGTAGTAAATAG
- the glcD gene encoding glycolate oxidase subunit GlcD gives MISERLKKQFIHIVGSENYRDSKAEKLVYSYDATPNYQSMPDAIIVPHNTEEVSQIVKLCNEHRIPLVPRGSGTNLCAGTCPTEGGIVLLFTHMNKLLELDEENLTVTVQPGLVTLDMIQAVEAKGLFYPPDPSSMKISTIGGNINENSGGLRGLKYGVTRDYVLALEAVMPNGDIIRTGGKLAKDVAGYDLTRLFVGSEGTLCIITEATLKLVPMPETKQTMLALYQDIEAAAKTVSTIISNKIIPATLEFLDQPTLEVVEDFAKIGLPTDVQAVLLIEQDGPLEVVARDMQKIQEICLAEKAVSVQVAQSELEAEALRTARRSALSALARLKPTTILEDATVPRSEIATMVKSISEIAVKHQVKICTFGHAGDGNLHPTVATDARDHEEMERVEAAFEDIFAKAIELGGTITGEHGVGMMKAPYLEWKLGAEGIAAMKAIKLAFDPNNIMNPGKIFAKESRKRVVVSK, from the coding sequence ATGATTAGTGAACGTTTAAAAAAACAATTTATCCATATTGTCGGATCCGAAAATTATCGGGACAGCAAGGCCGAAAAGCTTGTCTATTCTTATGATGCTACGCCGAATTATCAATCTATGCCGGATGCTATCATCGTTCCCCACAACACAGAAGAAGTCTCTCAAATCGTAAAGCTATGCAACGAACACCGCATTCCGCTCGTCCCTAGAGGATCTGGCACCAACCTCTGCGCAGGGACCTGTCCCACAGAAGGCGGTATCGTACTCCTTTTTACCCATATGAACAAACTCCTTGAGTTGGATGAAGAGAACTTAACAGTCACGGTTCAGCCCGGTCTTGTAACCCTTGATATGATTCAAGCTGTTGAAGCGAAGGGTTTATTTTATCCGCCAGATCCAAGTTCTATGAAGATTTCCACGATCGGCGGCAATATCAATGAAAATTCTGGTGGATTGCGCGGCTTGAAATATGGAGTTACTCGTGATTATGTTTTGGCTCTAGAAGCGGTTATGCCTAATGGGGATATCATCCGGACGGGCGGCAAGCTTGCAAAGGATGTTGCTGGTTATGACCTTACGAGACTATTTGTCGGTTCAGAGGGGACGCTTTGCATCATTACAGAAGCAACGTTGAAGCTTGTACCTATGCCGGAAACGAAACAGACGATGCTTGCCCTCTATCAAGATATCGAGGCCGCAGCCAAAACGGTTTCCACCATCATTTCCAATAAAATCATCCCTGCTACACTTGAATTTTTAGATCAACCGACCCTAGAGGTTGTCGAGGATTTCGCTAAAATAGGCCTCCCTACAGACGTGCAGGCAGTTCTTCTCATTGAACAGGACGGTCCTCTTGAAGTGGTGGCAAGAGATATGCAAAAAATACAGGAGATTTGTCTGGCAGAAAAGGCTGTTTCCGTGCAAGTGGCACAATCGGAACTGGAAGCAGAAGCATTGCGTACCGCCCGCCGCTCCGCTTTATCTGCACTGGCAAGACTGAAGCCAACGACGATTCTTGAGGATGCAACGGTCCCTCGCTCTGAAATTGCCACGATGGTAAAATCTATCAGTGAGATTGCGGTAAAGCATCAGGTGAAAATCTGTACATTCGGGCATGCAGGGGACGGCAACCTTCACCCAACAGTAGCGACAGATGCTCGCGACCACGAAGAAATGGAACGTGTCGAAGCGGCATTTGAAGACATTTTTGCAAAGGCCATCGAGCTTGGCGGAACCATCACTGGCGAGCACGGAGTCGGAATGATGAAGGCACCTTACCTGGAGTGGAAGCTAGGGGCAGAAGGTATTGCAGCCATGAAGGCCATTAAACTGGCATTCGACCCGAACAACATCATGAATCCTGGCAAAATTTTTGCGAAGGAATCCAGAAAACGGGTGGTGGTGTCAAAATGA
- a CDS encoding CdaR family transcriptional regulator: MLRTSLAKKIIREVKNFIEEDLIIVDTSGIIVASTDPDRLGKFHEGAYLAASDKQMRIISKVDETTLSGVKAGITLPLFHQQKVVGVIGITGTPEKVLPYGELIKKMTELLIQENHYQDQFEWEARSLETFVFDWLLKDGPSTSIKKRAEVLGINLEVNRQVILIEFQSDEALMKTKRWHFSELDVELKKEDILVQWGQNRMILLLASSRISSKEALHTLLTKFQDQLQSYIGAPVFMGIGKAGNFSSLKDSYLEAERALNACSMDVPITFEEELRLEMILQAIPVEVKKEFAQRLLSPVISEKDLFETIQVYFTHHLSLKETAKAMHIHINTLHYRLRKVEMLTDLELKKPHDLTTLYLACILLDDSTNNH, translated from the coding sequence TTGCTGCGAACATCCCTTGCCAAAAAGATCATACGAGAAGTGAAAAATTTTATAGAAGAAGATTTAATTATCGTCGATACATCCGGAATCATCGTTGCAAGTACAGACCCTGATAGACTTGGTAAATTCCATGAAGGGGCTTATCTTGCGGCTTCGGATAAACAAATGCGAATTATCTCTAAGGTGGATGAAACGACTCTATCGGGTGTAAAAGCAGGCATCACCCTTCCCCTCTTCCATCAGCAAAAAGTTGTTGGGGTGATCGGCATTACAGGAACGCCAGAAAAAGTGCTTCCTTACGGGGAATTGATCAAGAAAATGACAGAGCTATTGATCCAAGAAAATCATTACCAGGATCAATTTGAGTGGGAAGCAAGATCGCTTGAGACATTTGTGTTTGATTGGTTATTGAAGGACGGACCATCCACTTCCATTAAAAAACGTGCTGAAGTGCTAGGTATAAACCTAGAAGTGAACAGGCAAGTTATTTTAATAGAGTTTCAGAGTGATGAAGCGCTCATGAAAACAAAAAGATGGCATTTTTCCGAATTGGATGTAGAGCTGAAGAAGGAAGATATTCTTGTGCAATGGGGACAGAACCGTATGATTTTACTTCTCGCAAGCAGTAGAATTTCAAGCAAGGAGGCTCTCCATACGCTTCTGACGAAATTCCAAGATCAACTCCAAAGCTATATAGGTGCACCTGTTTTTATGGGAATTGGAAAAGCAGGAAATTTTTCTTCGTTAAAAGATTCCTATCTGGAGGCTGAAAGAGCGCTGAATGCCTGTTCTATGGATGTGCCAATTACATTTGAAGAAGAACTTCGCCTTGAAATGATATTGCAAGCAATCCCTGTTGAGGTGAAAAAGGAGTTTGCTCAACGTCTCCTTTCTCCAGTCATATCCGAGAAGGACTTATTTGAGACGATTCAAGTCTACTTTACCCACCACTTATCCTTGAAAGAGACGGCCAAAGCCATGCACATTCATATAAATACCTTGCATTACCGTTTGCGTAAAGTGGAGATGTTAACTGATTTAGAATTGAAAAAACCACATGATTTGACCACTCTTTACCTTGCATGCATCCTTTTGGATGATTCTACAAATAATCACTAG
- a CDS encoding pyridoxamine 5'-phosphate oxidase family protein has protein sequence MTTDLKSKITSMFSNHKIGTLATIRGDRPYSRFMLFFNEDLVLYCATNEHTHKIEDIKANPHVHILLGMEGTSWKQPYAEIEAEASFEDSLDLKKKFWDEKLSEWIKSPDDPEYLLLKLTPSVIRYYEKAGSEAEVLEQQ, from the coding sequence ATGACTACCGACTTAAAAAGCAAGATCACTTCGATGTTCAGCAACCATAAAATCGGAACGCTCGCTACAATAAGAGGGGACCGCCCTTACTCCCGTTTCATGCTATTCTTCAATGAAGATCTGGTATTGTACTGTGCAACAAACGAGCACACTCATAAAATTGAAGATATAAAAGCGAACCCACATGTACATATCCTTCTAGGCATGGAGGGTACAAGTTGGAAGCAGCCTTACGCAGAAATAGAGGCAGAAGCAAGCTTTGAGGACAGTCTAGATTTGAAAAAGAAATTCTGGGATGAAAAACTGTCGGAGTGGATCAAAAGTCCGGACGATCCGGAATATTTGCTTCTAAAACTGACTCCTTCTGTTATTCGGTATTATGAAAAAGCAGGCAGTGAGGCGGAAGTGTTGGAGCAGCAGTAG
- the cax gene encoding calcium/proton exchanger, with translation MIAIGFPLSVLGSLLHWPVVMMFIIYSLTIVALASYMGRATESIAVHTGPRVGGLINATFGNAVELIIAFFALKAGLITVVLASLTGSVLGNLLLVMGLSFFVGGLKYKRQKFNVFDARHNSGLLVFAVLVAFVIPEIFAQEMGPSDTFALSVGISLILILLYLAALFFKLVTHRGVYQSSETEGAAEEHETAEWGKKKAIFILLLATLAVAYVSESLVHTFEEVGEAFGWSELFIGVIIVAIVGNAAEHASAIIMAYKNKMDIAVEIAVGSTLQIAMFVAPILVLISIFFEQQMALVFTVPELISMVTAVLLAIVISNDGETNWFEGATILAAYLIMGIGFFLL, from the coding sequence ATGATTGCTATTGGTTTTCCTTTATCTGTCCTCGGGTCGCTGCTTCATTGGCCGGTTGTAATGATGTTCATTATATATAGTTTAACCATAGTTGCGCTTGCAAGCTATATGGGGCGGGCGACAGAGAGTATCGCAGTACATACGGGTCCAAGGGTGGGCGGCTTGATCAATGCGACCTTTGGAAATGCCGTGGAGTTGATTATTGCATTCTTTGCGCTTAAAGCGGGACTTATTACAGTAGTGCTTGCCTCACTTACAGGTTCAGTGCTCGGAAACCTATTACTCGTTATGGGCCTTTCGTTTTTTGTTGGAGGTTTAAAGTATAAGCGACAAAAGTTTAATGTGTTTGATGCTCGTCATAATTCGGGTTTGTTAGTTTTTGCGGTCCTTGTTGCGTTTGTTATTCCGGAAATTTTTGCACAGGAGATGGGGCCAAGTGATACATTTGCTCTCAGTGTGGGGATTTCGTTAATCCTGATTTTGCTCTATTTGGCGGCATTATTCTTCAAACTAGTGACTCATCGCGGGGTATATCAATCGTCCGAAACGGAGGGAGCGGCAGAAGAGCACGAAACAGCGGAGTGGGGGAAGAAAAAAGCTATCTTTATCCTTTTGTTGGCAACACTTGCAGTAGCGTATGTTTCGGAAAGCCTCGTTCATACATTTGAAGAGGTGGGTGAGGCATTTGGTTGGTCTGAATTGTTTATCGGGGTTATCATCGTTGCAATTGTCGGAAATGCGGCAGAGCATGCATCCGCCATTATTATGGCCTACAAAAATAAAATGGATATCGCAGTAGAGATTGCGGTTGGCTCTACCTTGCAAATTGCGATGTTTGTCGCACCAATACTCGTGCTGATTTCCATCTTTTTTGAACAGCAGATGGCATTGGTGTTCACGGTACCAGAGCTTATTTCAATGGTAACGGCCGTCCTGCTTGCGATTGTCATTTCGAACGACGGAGAGACCAACTGGTTTGAAGGGGCGACAATCCTTGCAGCATATTTGATCATGGGGATTGGATTCTTTCTTTTATAA
- a CDS encoding YczE/YyaS/YitT family protein → MVIRTLFYLIGLFVLSFGISLTIKSDLGAGAWDALNVGLSTTFGLTVGSWVFIVGIILIAINAWLHKSKPDYLAVITIFLVGIFIDFWLIQVFGTWIPVGMFFRFVVLLAGMVIMAVGISAYLQAKFPVIPIDNLMLGIQNRFKVKMMTAKTIGEVFALIFALIFKGPIGIGTFIITFGIGPLIQIFYPRLENLYKKLRHES, encoded by the coding sequence TTGGTTATACGGACATTATTTTATTTAATTGGTCTTTTTGTCTTATCCTTCGGGATTAGTTTGACGATAAAATCAGATTTGGGGGCTGGCGCGTGGGATGCTCTTAACGTAGGTCTTTCCACCACATTTGGGCTGACGGTAGGGAGCTGGGTGTTTATTGTCGGGATTATCCTGATTGCGATTAATGCTTGGCTACATAAAAGCAAACCTGATTATCTGGCAGTTATTACGATTTTCCTTGTTGGGATTTTTATCGACTTTTGGTTGATACAGGTGTTCGGCACATGGATTCCAGTGGGGATGTTTTTCCGTTTTGTTGTCCTTTTAGCTGGAATGGTCATCATGGCAGTGGGGATATCGGCATATTTGCAAGCTAAGTTTCCTGTTATTCCAATTGACAACCTGATGCTTGGGATTCAAAATCGTTTTAAGGTCAAGATGATGACGGCAAAAACGATTGGGGAAGTGTTTGCCCTTATCTTCGCTCTTATTTTCAAAGGGCCGATTGGGATTGGTACATTTATCATCACATTTGGGATCGGACCATTAATTCAAATTTTCTACCCGCGTTTGGAAAACCTATATAAAAAATTACGACACGAGAGCTGA
- a CDS encoding YfkD famly protein: MSSVHAEETKVKADNKKLEVPNSVLDISKDNTYPNPSQDVPYLQPSELSQELIDSSNVKIENPKLIKILNESNISPSPVAIGYRATIYLGQWPLSYESTETSVNWEYQKINTNYTDNRGGKVPQQLHYRQEAQKSVKGGLTSKVEAADDVKEMMMLKAMDKTKLPLSFQTIVGAGTKKDQVYNIPVKKLGYLYAYSPAVSEKGKITYGEVYLVLKGKEMKIVVKNVTSQGIGAWIPVQDHVSFIFAASDRPR, from the coding sequence ATGAGTAGTGTCCACGCTGAAGAGACAAAAGTAAAGGCTGATAATAAAAAACTGGAGGTACCTAATTCTGTTTTAGACATCTCTAAGGACAACACGTATCCAAATCCTTCACAGGATGTGCCATACCTGCAGCCAAGTGAGCTATCTCAAGAACTGATTGATTCTTCCAATGTGAAAATTGAAAACCCGAAGCTGATCAAGATTTTAAATGAGTCGAACATTTCGCCTTCCCCAGTGGCAATCGGCTATCGGGCAACCATTTACCTTGGACAATGGCCGCTTTCTTACGAATCCACGGAAACGAGCGTTAACTGGGAATACCAAAAAATCAACACCAATTACACAGATAACCGCGGTGGAAAAGTGCCGCAACAGCTTCATTATCGACAAGAAGCACAAAAAAGTGTCAAAGGCGGTTTGACTTCCAAAGTGGAGGCAGCTGATGATGTAAAAGAAATGATGATGTTAAAAGCGATGGATAAAACGAAGCTTCCATTATCCTTCCAAACCATTGTAGGCGCTGGAACGAAAAAGGATCAGGTATATAACATACCTGTAAAAAAACTTGGCTACCTGTATGCGTACTCCCCGGCTGTTAGTGAGAAAGGGAAAATTACGTACGGTGAAGTTTACCTGGTGTTAAAAGGAAAAGAAATGAAAATTGTTGTGAAAAACGTGACATCGCAAGGAATCGGGGCGTGGATTCCGGTACAGGACCATGTTAGTTTCATTTTTGCAGCTTCCGATCGCCCAAGATAG